From the candidate division KSB1 bacterium genome, one window contains:
- a CDS encoding glycosyltransferase family 2 protein, translating to MPPPDHLAVIIVTYQSAAHIGACLASLPAAEPRRRLTIHLIDNASTDNTMEIVAQAVRELPAPRVVVHMVRNPDNVGFTAALNQGLALCPREAPILFLNPDTVLPPASLARLLDELYKHDRVGVMAPQLHYLRASPRAGTALPAFSDATIQPSCRRFPRYTDLLFEFTGLSRAFPGSRRCNRWKMGDFDHRSSAAVEQPQGACLLARPQVVQALGRWDERFPLFFSDVDWCRRVWQAGWQIRFTAQVKVFHALGASVKQVRPAAVWSSHVSFWRYFWKYRRSPLEAFWLILLAPLFLFTAVLRIAGYLLATPLRRRNMIP from the coding sequence ATGCCGCCACCGGATCACCTCGCGGTCATCATAGTCACCTATCAGAGCGCGGCGCACATTGGCGCCTGCCTGGCTTCGCTGCCAGCCGCCGAACCCCGGCGCCGGCTGACGATTCATCTCATCGACAATGCCTCAACCGACAACACCATGGAAATCGTCGCCCAGGCCGTGCGCGAGTTGCCCGCCCCCCGCGTCGTGGTGCACATGGTGCGCAATCCGGACAATGTGGGATTCACTGCGGCGCTGAATCAGGGCCTGGCGCTCTGCCCGCGCGAAGCGCCAATCCTGTTTTTGAATCCCGACACCGTTCTTCCGCCCGCCAGCCTCGCCCGCCTGCTTGACGAACTTTATAAACACGATCGGGTCGGTGTGATGGCGCCGCAATTGCATTATCTCCGCGCTTCCCCTCGGGCGGGGACGGCACTGCCCGCCTTCTCCGACGCGACCATCCAACCATCGTGCCGGCGGTTTCCGCGCTATACCGACCTGCTGTTCGAATTCACCGGCTTGTCACGCGCCTTTCCCGGCTCGCGGCGTTGCAATCGCTGGAAGATGGGCGATTTTGATCATCGCAGCTCGGCCGCGGTGGAGCAGCCGCAGGGCGCCTGCTTGCTCGCGCGGCCACAGGTGGTGCAGGCCCTCGGCCGGTGGGATGAACGCTTCCCGCTTTTCTTCAGTGATGTCGATTGGTGCCGGCGTGTGTGGCAGGCGGGCTGGCAGATTCGCTTCACCGCGCAGGTGAAAGTGTTTCATGCCCTGGGCGCCAGTGTCAAACAGGTCCGGCCGGCCGCCGTGTGGAGTTCTCATGTCTCCTTCTGGCGCTATTTCTGGAAATATCGCCGCTCGCCGCTGGAGGCCTTCTGGCTCATCCTGCTGGCACCACTTTTTCTATTCACCGCCGTGCTGCGGATCGCGGGCTACCTCCTGGCCACGCCCCTCCGCCGGCGAAACATGATTCCCTGA
- a CDS encoding aminopeptidase P family protein: MPDRIERLRHSLREKGLAAMLISAPASVRYFFGFTGSNALGVITAERSLLVTDWRYRDQAAQEVEHAEVFIAYRDLFIPLKEKRALASAWRVGFEEHHFTCHQLAQLRKHFPQLKLLPTERLLSQLAVPKEAQELAALRQAAAFACRTWEAIQPYLQVGVSEADLAAEIIYRSRKAGSEADPFEPIVASGPRSALPHGRSTTRRLQPGDMVVIDFGCMCAGYVSDITRTIAVGEPPARLREAYQLVKEAGERVYAAVRPDMQAVALDQVARDYLKARGLGEQFNHALGHGLGLDVHMLPRIGPESKDVIPFGSVLAIEPGVYLPGLGGVRIEDDILVTAGGCEILTPISRELICVE, translated from the coding sequence ATGCCGGATAGAATCGAGCGCCTCCGGCACTCGCTGCGCGAAAAAGGGCTGGCCGCCATGCTGATCAGCGCGCCGGCGAGCGTGCGGTATTTCTTCGGCTTCACCGGTTCCAATGCGCTGGGTGTGATCACGGCGGAGCGCAGCCTGCTCGTAACGGACTGGCGTTACCGCGACCAGGCGGCGCAGGAGGTGGAGCATGCCGAGGTTTTCATTGCGTACCGCGATTTGTTCATCCCGCTGAAGGAAAAGCGCGCCCTGGCTTCCGCCTGGCGGGTCGGCTTCGAAGAGCATCACTTCACCTGCCACCAGCTTGCCCAACTGCGCAAGCATTTTCCCCAGCTCAAGCTCTTGCCCACCGAGCGGCTGCTGTCTCAACTCGCGGTGCCCAAAGAGGCGCAGGAACTGGCGGCGCTGCGCCAGGCAGCCGCCTTTGCCTGTCGCACCTGGGAGGCAATCCAGCCTTATTTGCAGGTGGGCGTGAGTGAGGCCGATCTGGCCGCCGAGATCATTTATCGCAGCCGTAAAGCCGGCTCCGAAGCAGATCCCTTCGAGCCCATCGTGGCCAGCGGCCCGCGTTCCGCGCTGCCGCACGGTCGCAGCACCACCCGCCGGCTGCAACCCGGCGACATGGTTGTCATCGACTTCGGCTGCATGTGCGCCGGTTACGTCTCGGACATCACCCGCACGATTGCAGTGGGCGAGCCGCCGGCACGCCTGCGGGAAGCTTACCAGCTCGTCAAGGAAGCCGGGGAGCGGGTCTATGCCGCCGTGCGTCCGGACATGCAGGCCGTCGCCCTGGACCAGGTGGCGCGCGACTATCTCAAAGCCCGAGGCCTCGGTGAGCAGTTCAATCATGCCCTGGGCCACGGCCTGGGCCTGGACGTGCACATGCTGCCGCGCATTGGGCCCGAAAGCAAGGACGTGATCCCCTTTGGCAGCGTGCTCGCCATCGAGCCCGGCGTGTACCTGCCGGGATTGGGCGGCGTGCGCATCGAAGACGACATCCTGGTCACCGCCGGCGGTTGTGAAATCCTGACGCCCATCTCGCGCGAGCTGATCTGTGTGGAATGA
- a CDS encoding tetratricopeptide repeat protein: MTRVETERLESLQVLLQQNPDSLTFARVADVLMRNGRLDEAIQVCEEGVRRHPYYVTGHFVLGKCYRQKKLYDMAEKEFKRVLLFDPKHIAAHRQYGDLMREIEWDNTCEMSYRKILHIDPLDSYVQSVVDEFARQSQVAAPAAPATTTRRPATPPAPAARKTATPMPAKPVEPPARKPVPSPTSGERKPPLTALPLSDEELLAASAKTSPPAARPAPEPVNLPEPSLDHSADKKGESNTVVMTKSDEARFSSILDDIFNDEVVEEADDRPAATVERRSVAAPEPPAARPLPPIESFEVQPYGRKTPAGAPPLNTTDVPRPPVSEAAPATGAEIDDMDFLPPSPAARPPRPAADLDFDFDTMPPVDKTAEHDSSSERTPVTAAPANRRRPAPTRLLEQFGESVAPMSNNEFQPRDKIVTPTLGEIYAAQGQYAKAIGVFELLSKKDPANRHYREKIDYLKKRLQETQNAG, encoded by the coding sequence ATGACTAGAGTCGAAACCGAGCGTCTGGAATCGCTGCAGGTTTTGCTGCAGCAAAATCCCGACTCCCTCACTTTTGCGCGGGTCGCCGACGTCCTGATGCGCAACGGCCGCCTCGATGAGGCCATCCAGGTCTGTGAAGAAGGCGTGCGCCGCCACCCCTACTATGTCACCGGCCATTTCGTGCTCGGTAAATGCTACCGCCAGAAAAAGCTCTATGACATGGCAGAAAAGGAATTCAAGCGCGTGCTGCTGTTTGATCCCAAACACATTGCCGCCCATCGCCAGTATGGCGATCTGATGCGCGAAATCGAGTGGGACAATACCTGCGAAATGAGCTACCGCAAGATTCTGCACATTGATCCACTCGACAGCTACGTGCAATCGGTGGTGGATGAGTTTGCCCGCCAGAGCCAGGTCGCCGCGCCGGCAGCACCTGCGACAACGACCCGCCGCCCGGCGACACCTCCCGCACCTGCTGCGCGCAAAACCGCCACTCCCATGCCCGCAAAACCCGTGGAACCACCGGCCCGCAAACCGGTGCCCTCCCCCACATCCGGCGAGCGCAAACCGCCACTCACCGCACTGCCTTTGTCCGATGAAGAATTACTGGCGGCCTCCGCCAAAACCAGCCCGCCGGCAGCGCGCCCGGCGCCTGAACCGGTCAACCTTCCCGAACCGTCGCTGGATCACAGTGCCGACAAAAAAGGCGAGAGCAACACCGTGGTCATGACCAAATCGGACGAGGCCCGTTTCTCCTCGATCCTTGATGACATCTTCAACGATGAGGTCGTCGAGGAGGCCGATGACCGCCCGGCAGCCACGGTGGAGCGAAGAAGTGTTGCGGCGCCCGAACCGCCAGCCGCCAGGCCCTTGCCGCCGATCGAGAGTTTCGAAGTGCAGCCCTACGGGCGCAAAACCCCCGCGGGTGCACCGCCGCTCAACACCACGGACGTGCCCCGGCCGCCCGTGAGCGAGGCTGCGCCCGCCACCGGCGCCGAAATTGATGACATGGATTTTCTCCCGCCCTCGCCGGCCGCACGTCCTCCCCGGCCTGCAGCGGATCTGGATTTTGATTTCGATACCATGCCGCCGGTCGATAAAACGGCTGAGCATGACAGCAGCAGCGAACGCACGCCCGTCACGGCCGCGCCGGCGAACCGCCGGCGGCCCGCGCCCACCCGCCTGCTGGAGCAGTTTGGAGAAAGCGTCGCGCCGATGTCCAACAACGAGTTTCAGCCGCGCGACAAGATCGTCACTCCCACCCTCGGTGAGATCTATGCCGCGCAGGGGCAGTATGCCAAGGCGATCGGCGTTTTCGAGCTGCTCAGCAAGAAGGATCCGGCGAACCGCCATTATCGTGAAAAAATCGACTACTTGAAAAAACGTTTGCAAGAGACGCAGAATGCCGGATAG
- a CDS encoding glycosyltransferase family 2 protein has product MNTVLEYGVLSLYFIALAILFIFGVHGFVMVYYYKKFRRVNGLRPKPLQHHPKVTIQLPIFNEYYVVERLIHAVCSMTYPRERLQIQVLDDSTDETLALSRRLVGEYRSRGIDITLWHREQRRGFKAGALREGLAHASGEFIAIFDADFIPPRDFLMRTIPYFDDPQVGMVQTRWGHLNPNFSLLTRAQTIGLDGHFMIEQVARNGAGFFINFNGTAGIWRKSCILDAGNWSDDTLTEDLDLSYRAQLRGWKFKFLADAVCPAELPAEIGALKSQQFRWTKGAIETAKKIMPQVWRSHLPLRVKLQATIHLTNNLVFPFILLAGLLNVPLLLLKNDAGNDYHLYFTISSVFVLAFFGSFLMYMTAQRELYPDWRRRILYFPVFMAGSTGLAVNNTRAIFLGMFNRRSEFQRTPKYCIANERDHFLGKKYFVGRGPATRFAGTGIVEVLLAIYCLAGVVIALHYAEFAAIPFQLLFCCGFAYIGVLSLQQALLPQLRSKLARVFWLAGRSISLLQPR; this is encoded by the coding sequence ATGAACACAGTGCTGGAATACGGCGTTCTTTCCCTTTATTTCATCGCGCTTGCGATCCTGTTCATCTTTGGCGTGCATGGCTTTGTGATGGTCTACTATTACAAAAAGTTTCGGCGCGTCAACGGGTTGCGGCCCAAGCCCTTGCAACACCATCCCAAAGTCACGATTCAGTTGCCCATCTTCAACGAATATTATGTTGTTGAGCGGCTGATTCACGCGGTGTGCAGCATGACGTATCCGCGCGAGCGCCTGCAAATCCAGGTTCTGGATGATTCGACGGATGAAACCCTGGCGCTCTCCCGCCGGCTGGTGGGGGAATACCGCAGCCGCGGCATTGACATCACGCTGTGGCACCGCGAGCAGCGCCGGGGGTTCAAGGCCGGTGCCTTGCGAGAGGGTTTGGCGCATGCGAGCGGGGAATTCATCGCGATATTCGATGCGGACTTCATTCCGCCGCGCGATTTCCTGATGCGCACCATCCCCTACTTCGACGATCCCCAAGTGGGCATGGTGCAGACGCGCTGGGGGCATCTTAATCCGAATTTTTCGCTGCTGACGCGCGCCCAGACTATTGGCCTGGACGGCCATTTCATGATCGAACAAGTGGCGCGCAACGGTGCCGGTTTCTTCATCAATTTCAACGGCACCGCCGGCATTTGGCGCAAGAGCTGCATTCTCGATGCCGGCAACTGGTCGGATGACACGCTGACGGAGGATCTCGATCTCAGCTATCGCGCGCAATTGCGCGGGTGGAAATTCAAGTTTCTGGCCGATGCGGTGTGCCCCGCCGAGTTGCCGGCGGAGATCGGGGCACTGAAATCACAGCAATTCCGCTGGACGAAAGGCGCGATCGAGACCGCCAAAAAAATTATGCCGCAAGTCTGGCGTTCGCATTTGCCGCTGCGCGTCAAGCTGCAGGCGACGATTCACCTCACCAACAATCTGGTGTTTCCGTTCATTCTGCTGGCCGGCCTGCTCAATGTTCCGCTGCTGCTGCTGAAAAACGACGCCGGCAACGATTACCACCTGTACTTTACCATCAGCTCGGTTTTCGTGCTGGCGTTCTTCGGGTCGTTTTTGATGTATATGACGGCACAGCGCGAGCTTTATCCGGACTGGCGGCGGCGCATTCTGTATTTTCCGGTGTTCATGGCCGGCAGCACGGGATTGGCGGTCAACAACACCCGCGCCATCTTCCTGGGCATGTTCAACCGCCGCAGTGAATTTCAGCGCACGCCGAAGTATTGCATCGCAAACGAGCGGGATCATTTTCTGGGCAAGAAGTATTTTGTCGGGCGCGGACCGGCCACTCGTTTTGCCGGCACCGGCATTGTGGAAGTGTTGCTGGCGATTTACTGCCTGGCCGGGGTGGTGATCGCGCTGCACTATGCCGAGTTTGCCGCCATCCCCTTTCAACTCCTGTTTTGCTGTGGCTTTGCCTATATCGGGGTGCTCTCGCTGCAGCAGGCGCTGCTGCCGCAGCTCCGCAGCAAGCTGGCGCGCGTCTTCTGGCTGGCGGGACGCTCCATCAGCCTGCTACAGCCGCGTTGA
- the lptE gene encoding LPS assembly lipoprotein LptE codes for MYSFSGSANPHLKTVAVPIFDDRTAEFGVKEQLTEAIIASFNRDNTLKLADRRVADVIVNGTILRLHEQAGVYTAEEQVQEIRVYLTVKIKCDDVKKRKVLWEEELTQFGTYTPAGANSGDRQSAISSAIAKIATEVLNRTVSGW; via the coding sequence GTGTACTCCTTTTCGGGCTCGGCCAACCCGCATCTGAAGACCGTGGCCGTTCCCATCTTCGATGACCGCACGGCGGAATTCGGCGTGAAGGAACAGCTCACCGAGGCCATCATTGCGAGCTTCAACCGGGACAACACGTTGAAGCTTGCCGATCGGCGGGTGGCGGATGTGATTGTGAACGGCACCATTTTGCGGTTGCATGAACAGGCGGGCGTCTACACCGCGGAGGAGCAGGTGCAGGAAATCCGCGTGTATCTGACGGTGAAAATCAAATGTGATGATGTGAAGAAGCGCAAGGTGCTGTGGGAGGAGGAACTCACACAATTCGGTACCTACACGCCGGCGGGCGCCAACTCCGGTGACCGGCAGAGCGCGATCAGCAGCGCGATCGCCAAGATCGCCACCGAGGTGCTGAACCGCACGGTCTCCGGCTGGTGA
- a CDS encoding sigma-54 dependent transcriptional regulator encodes MKALTAKIGGNGVSDDLRALRDQIGLVGESPEIWQIIETVQQVAPTNIPVLVLGESGTGKELVAQAIHRLSPRVDKPFVVVNAGAIPEGIIESELFGHEKGAFTGAIGTRKGYFEQADGGTLFLDEVGDMPLPAQVKFLRLLEGKDFIRVGGSSNRNVDVRVVAATNKDLREAVEQGRFREDLYFRLNAIRIRIPPLRERLEDIPLLVKKFVTDFCRENKVEFEGISEGALRLMQDYYWPGNVRELRNFVEMLIVLQRGRRVDENAVRQHLPRKSEYDRRLPVPLNRRSEEVEREFIYRALVDLKNEIAQLRELIIGRYVSPMRRLKPGSYVEPDDVQEVSADEVGSEEEELESLEGMQKRLIYEALQRTNGNRRKAAQILKISERTLYRKIKEYDLPF; translated from the coding sequence ATGAAAGCATTGACGGCAAAAATTGGCGGCAACGGCGTGAGTGACGACTTGCGCGCGCTGCGCGATCAAATCGGTCTGGTGGGCGAGTCACCGGAAATCTGGCAGATCATCGAAACCGTGCAGCAGGTGGCGCCCACCAACATCCCGGTTTTGGTGCTGGGAGAAAGCGGCACCGGCAAGGAGCTGGTGGCGCAGGCGATTCACCGCCTCAGCCCGCGGGTGGACAAGCCCTTCGTGGTGGTCAATGCCGGCGCGATTCCGGAGGGCATCATTGAATCGGAATTGTTCGGCCATGAGAAGGGGGCCTTTACCGGCGCCATCGGCACACGCAAAGGTTACTTCGAGCAGGCCGACGGGGGCACGCTCTTTCTCGATGAGGTGGGCGACATGCCGTTGCCGGCGCAGGTCAAGTTTCTGCGCCTGCTGGAGGGCAAGGATTTTATCCGGGTGGGCGGCAGCAGCAACCGCAATGTCGATGTGCGCGTGGTGGCGGCCACCAACAAGGATCTGCGCGAGGCGGTCGAGCAGGGCCGCTTTCGCGAAGATCTTTATTTCCGGCTCAACGCCATCCGCATCCGCATTCCACCGCTGCGCGAACGCCTGGAGGACATCCCGCTGCTGGTCAAAAAATTCGTGACGGATTTCTGCCGCGAAAACAAGGTCGAATTCGAAGGCATTTCCGAGGGGGCCCTGCGGCTGATGCAGGACTATTACTGGCCGGGCAACGTGCGCGAGCTGCGCAATTTCGTCGAGATGTTGATTGTTTTGCAACGTGGCCGGCGGGTCGATGAGAATGCCGTGCGCCAGCACCTGCCGCGCAAAAGCGAATATGACCGCCGGCTGCCGGTGCCGCTCAACCGCCGCAGCGAAGAAGTCGAGCGCGAGTTCATCTACCGCGCCCTGGTCGACCTCAAAAACGAAATTGCCCAGTTGCGGGAATTAATCATCGGCCGCTACGTTTCTCCCATGCGCCGTCTGAAACCCGGCAGTTACGTGGAACCGGATGATGTGCAGGAAGTCAGCGCTGATGAAGTCGGCAGCGAGGAAGAAGAACTCGAGTCCCTGGAGGGCATGCAGAAGCGTCTGATCTATGAAGCGCTGCAGCGAACCAACGGCAATCGCCGCAAGGCTGCCCAAATTCTCAAGATCAGTGAGCGCACGCTCTACCGCAAGATCAAAGAATACGATCTGCCCTTCTAA
- a CDS encoding SDR family oxidoreductase: MKVLVTGGAGFIGSHIADALLARGHEVVIIDNLVTGRKENLNPQARFHQVDIRDREIAAIFRREQFEVVYHQAAQMDVRKSVADPRYDAEVNILGTLNLLQQAQQTGVKKFIFASTGGAIYGEQVHFPADEEHPTWPASPYGITKLACEKYIAFFGQSYGLSYVLLRYANVYGPRQSPHGEAGVVAIFTARLLSGEQAVINGDGRQTRDYVYVGDVVAANLAALDYPVSDYFNIGTGRETDVNQLFRLLNQATGSRCEERHGPAKPGEQRRSVLSYEKAARLLGWRPQVNLEQGLEQTVAWFKNKR, translated from the coding sequence ATGAAAGTGTTGGTCACCGGCGGAGCCGGTTTCATCGGGTCGCACATCGCAGACGCATTGCTGGCCAGGGGCCATGAGGTCGTCATCATTGACAATCTCGTCACCGGTCGAAAGGAGAATCTCAACCCGCAGGCAAGATTTCATCAAGTTGACATTCGCGACCGGGAGATCGCCGCGATTTTCCGGCGCGAGCAGTTCGAGGTCGTCTATCATCAGGCGGCGCAGATGGACGTGCGCAAGTCGGTGGCGGATCCGCGCTATGACGCCGAAGTCAACATCCTGGGCACGCTCAATCTGCTGCAGCAGGCGCAGCAGACCGGGGTGAAGAAATTCATTTTTGCCTCCACCGGCGGCGCGATTTACGGCGAACAGGTGCACTTCCCGGCGGATGAAGAGCATCCCACCTGGCCGGCCTCACCCTATGGCATCACCAAGCTGGCGTGCGAGAAATACATCGCGTTCTTCGGCCAAAGCTACGGCCTGTCGTACGTCCTGCTGCGCTACGCCAACGTCTATGGCCCGCGGCAAAGCCCGCACGGTGAAGCAGGGGTGGTGGCCATCTTCACCGCACGCCTGCTGAGCGGCGAACAAGCGGTGATCAACGGCGATGGCCGGCAGACACGCGATTATGTCTACGTTGGCGACGTGGTGGCGGCCAACCTGGCGGCGCTCGACTATCCGGTGAGCGATTACTTCAACATCGGCACCGGCCGCGAGACCGATGTCAATCAATTGTTCCGGCTGCTCAATCAGGCGACCGGCAGCCGCTGCGAGGAACGGCATGGCCCGGCCAAGCCCGGCGAGCAGCGGCGCAGCGTTCTCTCTTATGAAAAAGCGGCGCGCCTGCTGGGCTGGCGGCCGCAGGTCAACCTGGAGCAGGGCCTGGAGCAAACGGTGGCATGGTTCAAAAACAAACGTTGA